A genomic window from Salvia miltiorrhiza cultivar Shanhuang (shh) chromosome 5, IMPLAD_Smil_shh, whole genome shotgun sequence includes:
- the LOC131025555 gene encoding classical arabinogalactan protein 9-like: MAASSLHKLLSTLAFLSTILSFPAAVTPQECPYPCYPPPIGPGDNPPVAMTPPSSTTPPSFSPPVLSTNPPAGIFPYNPPTPTSYGGGAQPPPEPILSWFPYYYRKPPHQDQSSSTAAGGGSTAILIIFFSFVFFNFALN; the protein is encoded by the coding sequence ATGGCAGCCTCCTCACTTCACAAGCTACTCTCAACACTAGCCTTTCTCTCAACAATCCTCTCCTTTCCGGCTGCCGTGACGCCGCAGGAGTGCCCGTATCCGTGTTACCCTCCGCCAATAGGCCCCGGAGATAACCCTCCAGTGGCCATGACGCCGCCATCTTCCACCACTCCACCTTCTTTCTCCCCTCCAGTCCTTTCCACCAACCCTCCCGCCGGAATCTTCCCATACAATCCGCCAACCCCTACTTCTTACGGCGGCGGCGCACAGCCGCCGCCGGAGCCTATACTGTCGTGGTTTCCCTATTACTACAGGAAGCCACCACACCAAGATCAGTCTTCATCAACTGCTGCCGGAGGAGGATCAACAGCTATCctcatcattttttttagttttgtgtTCTTTAATTTTGCACTCAATTAA